The segment GAGTCTGTGCAAAAATACCTGCAGGGAACAAACAGCATTGCTGGTGTATTTGTCCAGTCCACAAAACAGACCATGAGCATCTATGAGGCCAAAAATAAAGGACTTCTGACTCCTGGAACATCTCTGGTTTTGCTCGAGGCTCAGGCCGCCACTGGCTTCATGATCGACCCAGTGAGAAACAAGAAACTGTCAGTAGAGCAGGCGGCAGCTGAACGTTTAGTTGGgactgaaatgaaaaacaaattgcTCTCTGCAGAGCGTGCAGTCACTGGTTACACAGACCCAAATGATGGGGAAATTATCTCATTGTTTCAAGCCTTGAAAAAAGATCTCATCGTCAAGGACCATGGCATTCGTCTTCTAGAAGCTCAGATCGCTACTGGAGGCATCATTGATCCTGTGCACAGCCATCGGGTTCCTGTGCAGGTGGCGTACCAAAGAGGATACTTCGATGAGGAGATGAACAAGATCCTTTCTGATCCAGATGACGACACCAAGGGCTTCTTTGATCCAAACACGCAAGAAAACCTCACATACTTGCAGCTCATAGAGCGGTGTATTAAAGACCCAAACACTGGCTTGAGCCTCCTCGTCATTGTGAAAAAAGGCGAGTACTATTTCTTCATAGATGAACATACAAAGAACATCCTCAAGTCTACAACCACAAATCAAGCAGGAGGCAAATTCAAAGGGGAGATGGTTTCTCTCTGGGATCTGCTCTACTCTAGCTACATTTCTGAGGAAAAGAGAAGAGATCTGGTACAGCAGTACAAATCAGGCACAATAACTATTGAACAATTCTTAGAAATTGTTCTGACACTGATGtcacaaaaaacagaaacaaccaCCGCAACCACGACCACCACCACAACAACTGAGACAATCCAAAAGACCAACTTCCAAGGTATCAGAAAGGACGTGAGTGCTGACGAGATGTTTAATTCCCAAATCATTACTAagaaaatatatgaagagttgaCATCTGGAAAAATCACAGTTGATCATGTGAGTGAAATGGAGTCTGTGCAAAAATACCTGCAGGGAACAAACAGCATTGCTGGTGTATTTGTCCAGTCCACAAAACAGACCATGAGCATCTATGAGGCCAAAAATAAAGGACTTCTGACTCCTGGAACATCTCTGGTTTTGCTCGAGGCTCAGGCCGCCACTGGCTTCATGATCGACCCAGTGAGAAACAAGAAACTGTCAGTAGAGCAGGCGGCAGCTGAACGTTTAGTTGGgactgaaatgaaaaacaaattgcTCTCTGCAGAGCGTGCAGTCACTGGTTACACAGACCCAAATGATGGGGAAATTATCTCATTGTTTCAAGCCTTGAAAAAAGATCTCATCGTCAAGGACCATGGCATTCGTCTTCTAGAAGCTCAGATCGCTACTGGAGGCATCATTGATCCTGTGCACAGCCATCGGGTTCCTGTGCAGGTGGCGTACCAAAGAGGATACTTCGATGAGGAGATGAACAAGATCCTTTCTGATCCAGATGACGACACCAAGGGCTTCTTTGATCCAAACACGCAAGAAAACCTCACATACTTGCAGCTCATAGAGCGGTGTATTAAAGACCCAAACACTGGCTTGAGCCTCCTCGTCATTGTGAAAAAAGGCGAGTACTATTTCTTCATAGATGAACATACAAAGAACATCCTCAAGTCTACAACCACAAATCAAGCAGGAGGCAAATTCAAAGGGGAGATGGTTTCTCTCTGGGATCTGCTCTACTCTAGCTACATTTCTGAGGAAAAGAGAAGAGATCTGGTACAGCAGTACAAATCAGGCACAATAACTATTGAACAATTCTTAGAAATTGTTCTGACACTGATGtcacaaaaaacagaaacaaccaCCGCAACCACGACCACCACCACAACAACTGAGACAATCCAAAAGACCAACTTCCAAGGTATCAGAAAGGACGTGAGTGCTGACGAGATGTTTAATTCCCAAATCATTACTAagaaaatatatgaagagttgaCATCTGGAAAAATCACAGTTGATCATGTGAGTGAAATGGAGTCTGTGCAAAAATACCTGCAGGGAACAAACAGCATTGCTGGTGTATTTGTCCAGTCCACAAAACAGACCATGAGCATCTATGAGGCCAAAAATAAAGGACTTCTGACTCCTGGAACATCTCTGGTTTTGCTCGAGGCTCAGGCCGCCACTGGCTTCATGATCGACCCAGTGAGAAACAAGAAACTGTCAGTAGAGCAGGCGGCAGCTGAACGTTTAGTTGGgactgaaatgaaaaacaaattgcTCTCTGCAGAGCGTGCAGTCACTGGTTACACAGACCCAAATGATGGGGAAATTATCTCATTGTTTCAAGCCTTGAAAAAAGATCTCATCGTCAAGGACCATGGCATTCGTCTTCTAGAAGCTCAGATCGCTACTGGAGGCATCATTGATCCTGTGCACAGCCATCGGGTTCCTGTGCAGGTGGCGTACCAAAGAGGATACTTCGATGAGGAGATGAACAAGATCCTTTCTGATCCAGATGACGACACCAAGGGCTTCTTTGATCCAAACACGCAAGAAAACCTCACATACTTGCAGCTCATAGAGCGGTGTATTAAAGACCCAAACACTGGCTTGAGCCTCCTCGTCATTGTGAAAAAAGGCGAGTACTATTTCTTCATAGATGAACATACAAAGAACATCCTCAAGTCTACAACCACAAATCAAGCAGGAGGCAAATTCAAAGGGGAGATGGTTTCTCTCTGGGATCTGCTCTACTCTAGCTACATTTCTGAGGAAAAGAGAAGAGATCTGGTACAGCAGTACAAATCAGGCACAATAACTATTGAACAATTCTTAGAAATTGTTCTGACACTGATGtcacaaaaaacagaaacaaccaCCGCAACCACGACCACCACCACAACAACTGAGACAATCCAAAAGACCAACTTCCAAGGTATCAGAAAGGACGTGAGTGCTGACGAGATGTTTAATTCCCAAATCATTACTAagaaaatatatgaagagttgaCATCTGGAAAAATCACAGTTGATCATGTGAGTGAAATGGAGTCTGTGCAAAAATACCTGCAGGGAACAAACAGCATTGCTGGTGTATTTGTCCAGTCCACAAAACAGACCATGAGCATCTATGAGGCCAAAAATAAAGGACTTCTGACTCCTGGAACATCTCTGGTTTTGCTCGAGGCTCAGGCCGCCACTGGCTTCATGATCGACCCAGTGAGAAACAAGAAACTGTCAGTAGAGCAGGCGGCAGCTGAACGTTTAGTTGGgactgaaatgaaaaacaaattgcTCTCTGCAGAGCGTGCAGTCACTGGTTACACAGACCCAAATGATGGGGAAATTATCTCATTGTTTCAAGCCTTGAAAAAAGATCTCATCGTCAAGGACCATGGCATTCGTCTTCTAGAAGCTCAGATCGCTACTGGAGGCATCATTGATCCTGTGCACAGCCATCGGGTTCCTGTGCAGGTGGCGTACCAAAGAGGATACTTCGATGAGGAGATGAACAAGATCCTTTCTGATCCAGATGACGACACCAAGGGCTTCTTTGATCCAAACACGCAAGAAAACCTCACATACTTGCAGCTCATAGAGCGGTGTATTAAAGACCCAAACACTGGCTTGAGCCTCCTCGTCATTGTGAAAAAAGGCGAGTACTATTTCTTCATAGATGAACATACAAAGAACATCCTCAAGTCTACAACCACAAATCAAGCAGGAGGCAAATTCAAAGGGGAGATGGTTTCTCTCTGGGATCTGCTCTACTCTAGCTACATTTCTGAGGAAAAGAGAAGAGATCTGGTACAGCAGTACAAATCAGGCACAATAACTATTGAACAATTCTTAGAAATTGTTCTGACACTGATGtcacaaaaaacagaaacaaccaCCGCAACCACGACCACCACCACAACAACTGAGACAATCCAAAAGACCAACTTCCAAGGTATCAGAAAGGACGTGAGTGCTGACGAGATGTTTAATTCCCAAATCATTACTAagaaaatatatgaagagttgaCATCTGGAAAAATCACAGTTGATCATGTGAGTGAAATGGAGTCTGTGCAAAAATACCTGCAGGGAACAAACAGCATTGCTGGTGTATTTGTCCAGTCCACAAAACAGACCATGAGCATCTATGAGGCCAAAAATAAAGGACTTCTGACTCCTGGAACATCTCTGGTTTTGCTCGAGGCTCAGGCCGCCACTGGCTTCATGATCGACCCAGTGAGAAACAAGAAACTGTCAGTAGAGCAGGCGGCAGCTGAACGTTTAGTTGGgactgaaatgaaaaacaaattgcTCTCTGCAGAGCGTGCAGTCACTGGTTACACAGACCCAAATGATGGGGAAATTATCTCATTGTTTCAAGCCTTGAAAAAAGATCTCATCGTCAAGGACCATGGCATTCGTCTTCTAGAAGCTCAGATCGCTACTGGAGGCATCATTGATCCTGTGCACAGCCATCGGGTTCCTGTGCAGGTGGCGTACCAAAGAGGATTCTTTGATGAGGAGATGAACAAGATCCTTTCTGATCCAGATGATGACACCAAGGGCTTCTTTGATCCAAACACGCAAGAAAACCTCACATACTTGCAGCTCATAGAGCGGTGTATTAAAGACCCAAACACTGGTCTTTGTCTGCTTGCTTTAAAAAAGTAGGTTTACGATTTGATGCAACAAGCCACGCATCTAATGAGTAATTCAGTACATTGTATTATATACCTTGTTTTAATAACTATATCATGCtgtgtatacagtatttgcTTTGTGGTCAAAGCTATTTTTTGGGTAACTAGAATCACAAATTAACACGTTTCTACCTTTTGTTTCTATACACCGAAGACTGTAATGGTCATTAAATGTATTatgcaaaaacatgttttaaaagttaTGTACTCTTGTTAAATGTAGCATTAAAGCCGAAAAATAAAGCTGAAATATATAATTTTGATGTTAGTTTACTTTACCTATGTAAAGATAGTGTTTTATTAAATGCGATTTGTTTACATGTAAATTCATAACATTCATTTCATGTAAGcatatgaacatgaaaaaaaacatagtttacAAGATTAATAAGAGTAGacaaatatttgaagagtttggttccaaaatgagataactccatttttaagaattttcaaaaatcatgttttttattatgttatcgtgtttttattgtgttttattgtgttagttagctgtattttttaagttattatggCTGAAATCAAAaccaaccaactgcagtttgattgatattaattggaatgcactgtaaaaaaaaacatgatttttgaagaatttgaAAAACGAAGTTacctcattttggaaccaaactcttcatttatgaaaacacatttcaaaactaACTGTGAAGTGACTTTCTATCTACTAAAACCCAATAAAATTTACATCAAAAAGTACATTTGGGAAACAACCGAATAAAACAGCAGTTTTCTTCAATACATACATCTGAATTTCTCCAACAAATACACGTTCAGCTTAATTTGTCTAGAAGTAGTTGAATGTCTTCTTGACCATGATATATACGTTTGAGTCCTCTGGGCAGATACCGGCATGAGGACAGATTCAAGTACTTCAGAGCTGGTGTTTGGCCTATCAGTAACCTATGAACaattaataaattgttatttatCTGATGGTTATAAATATTACTTTGAGAAAAAAGACTTTACTAATACactgaaaagcaaaaaaagagAATCACAATTTACACTCTTTATTACATCAATACATGCAAAATTTAAAACAGACTTGTAGGCCTACCTGAGGGCAGATGAAGTGATTTTAGTTCCACTGAGATTCAGAGAATTAAAAGAATCGACTCCAGCACCATGTGCAAGATGTCCCATGGTGATCTCCAGGTCTTCCTCTGAGAATGGCTGATTGGCCAAATCAAGCTCCCTGAGGGTGTTACTCCATTTCTGAGCAAGCATGTGTATGCCTTTCTTGGATGCCACCATGTTATTGGTATTGAAGTACAGTCCCCAATATAAACACTCCAGTCCTATATGAGCAGGGTAAGTGAAGGGGGAAAACAGCATATTATTTCTGCCCAAAAATGTCTAGGTATATGACCCTTTTCAAAAGTATGTTCAGTCAAGTCAGATATTAAGCAATTCACGTTTGTTATAGCTATTATGGACTTTGGGCAAAAGATTACTTATTTTTTGAAAAGTATAATATGTCCCTTTTaacacttttacattttcactgcATTGAGGCACattaatatgttttaaaaatgaaaaatcttacTTTCACAAGGCAGAGCATACAAGCCGGTGGCTGTTATGCGGGAGGCGCCACGTAGGTCCAGCACTCGCAGATTGGGGGAGCTGTGGAGCACATTGCTCAGGTCGCTGTCAGACATGAAGGAGTGAGAGGAAGTGGCAATGCACAGCTCCTCCATCAGCGGAAAACCAGACGTTGAACTGGGTGTGTTGCGGATCATTTTAGGAACTGGAGTGACATTCATCAACCTTAAAGTCTAAATGTGCAAATGTAAGAAGAAGCAAAATGTAGATGATGCAGATACATCAGCATTTTGGAAGAAGCAATGAGAATTCATTCACTAAAACTCGGACCCACACCTGAAGTTTGGGGCATCCAATCTGCAAAGCCTGAATGCAGATGGGAAGCTGGCAGTATCCTCCATCTAATTTAGTGTTGATCTCCAGCAATCGGAGCTCGGGACAGCAACTTTTCTTTAAATTACAAGACATTTCACTCATCAGAAACAAAAAGAGATGCTAATATGTCATCAAGAGACCTAATTGCTGTAAAACATTTGTAGTAACATACAGACAAAATGCTAAGAAGCCTGTCACTCTTGGGGCTGTGTGTGAAGTAAATACTCTTGATTTGGTTTCCATAGGTCTCAAGGAAAGACACCAGACCATCAACATGGAACTATATATATAAAGGAAAAAAGACGGTTATATGTCAGTGGAATAAATAGATGCAATCTtagtaaacaatataaaaattgaACAAACCTCTGAGTGTTGAACATTTAAAATCTCTAATGATGGACAGCCAGCACCAAGACTCTGGAAGGCTTTTTCTGTCAATCCGGTGCAATAGGAAAGCTTGACAGAATGAAGATTGGGGGAGCATTGTGAAACTCTCTAGAAAAAGAGAACATACCCTGAATATATCGAAAAACAAGGTTTATCACACGAGGCATGTCTGCATGAATTTATGGTGCAGCAAAACATAAAAGTAGCATTTACTTTCAACTTACTTTGCTTGTATAGGAAATTTCTGAGAGAACATGATATAATAGTAAATGCTTATTCTCTATCAAATGTTTGGTTACCTCAATGACATAATCAACATGTTTTTTCCAGTGGTAAAGTGAGAAGTCCCTCATCTGAGAGAATCTGTAGTATATGGagacaaaaaaaaatgcagGACTCAACTCATTTGCATGAACATTCGTTTGCTCTGCATAATCTCACATGAACAAGACGTCTTTTGTACGTGTTCCCGTTTTGCTCCAgttgatgaaatgaaaaaaatcacaacacTTCAATACACTTTGTTTGGTTCAACCACTGACCTGTTTTGTGCTAGCCAGTCTACAGTGTTCCTAATCTTCTGTTCTGTCCCAGGTAACTGACTCTTACTGGGTTCAATCcagcagtagccaagtgacacACTGCGCCACAGGGCCGGAGAGGATGCAGCCCCATTCCATAGACGACAAACTCTACCAACCCTTTAAAGAGTGCAAACAAATACAAGCAAACAAACTAACATAAGTAAAAGGATGTTCTTT is part of the Triplophysa rosa linkage group LG16, Trosa_1v2, whole genome shotgun sequence genome and harbors:
- the fbxl6 gene encoding F-box/LRR-repeat protein 6 is translated as MESTHMEASSSGTEQQSVQASVAEVSSSQEQDSPPRRAETSRTKPVPGKGLKRKADSITNEKSKKKKRKNSQRTIRPNYTVQEGEDMLLIISNISSGDSIWKPKRKGCKKKKKVKSKGKNKTSTLHKKIIPAKIKVTKESVDKRVDLDSVHADGFDRWGQSLPIEILVKIFQFAVLRDGAVPFLCRVGRVCRLWNGAASSPALWRSVSLGYCWIEPSKSQLPGTEQKIRNTVDWLAQNRFSQMRDFSLYHWKKHVDYVIERVSQCSPNLHSVKLSYCTGLTEKAFQSLGAGCPSLEILNVQHSEFHVDGLVSFLETYGNQIKSIYFTHSPKSDRLLSILSKSCCPELRLLEINTKLDGGYCQLPICIQALQIGCPKLQTLRLMNVTPVPKMIRNTPSSTSGFPLMEELCIATSSHSFMSDSDLSNVLHSSPNLRVLDLRGASRITATGLYALPCERLECLYWGLYFNTNNMVASKKGIHMLAQKWSNTLRELDLANQPFSEEDLEITMGHLAHGAGVDSFNSLNLSGTKITSSALRLLIGQTPALKYLNLSSCRYLPRGLKRIYHGQEDIQLLLDKLS